The Candidatus Aramenus sp. CH1 genome includes a window with the following:
- a CDS encoding glycoside hydrolase family 15 protein, with amino-acid sequence MRFATLGNGRLLVNLDEIGRIVDLYYPYVGMENQTSGNPVREALWGNERLILDEQWKTNVEYMDDVNIVEVNSKVDPLGLSINSYSFVDPSEPIYFSIIKVLNNGNNKARFKLFYYHDFNIYSNPFGDTAFYDPYTFSLVHYKSKRYIAVKLFTTGTAEPDFSTSKDNLIDDMKDGKLGKNSITHGNVQSAMGIEGEVDPGSFTKLYYVIVADRTLEGVRNAISKVTPAQIESKFVSTYMFWKSWLNKGGKGEEDLLKLYNVSLIVIKNHMDINGSFIASSDYSFVNLYGDSYQYCWPRDCAYAAYALDISGYGELAVRHFNFIKDLANDEGFLYHKYNPNKTLASSWHPWLYNGKRIYPIQEDETALEVWAIGNHYERYKDLDELVEIYKKFVKPALHFMIRFTEDGLPKPSFDLWEERFGIHIYTVATVYGGLIKGSVLARDMGDESLSDDAKDVAKVMAEQTKKRMVKNNVLVRRIDEYGNLDTTIDASMYAPYFFGMYSPRDPVVVNTMKAIQQTLTVNGGIIRYENDYYQRRDTQPNPWIITTLWLSEYYSDIGDLNNAKKLIDWVKGRATPSGLLPEQVHPVTLESTSVIPLVWSHAEYIISLNKYLNNKR; translated from the coding sequence ATGAGGTTCGCTACCCTTGGCAACGGGAGGTTGCTGGTAAACCTTGACGAGATAGGGAGGATCGTCGACCTTTATTACCCTTACGTAGGAATGGAAAACCAGACCTCGGGAAACCCAGTCAGGGAAGCCTTGTGGGGTAACGAAAGGCTAATCCTTGACGAGCAGTGGAAGACAAACGTAGAGTACATGGACGACGTTAACATAGTCGAGGTCAATAGCAAGGTAGATCCCTTAGGGCTGTCGATAAACAGCTACAGCTTCGTAGATCCCTCTGAGCCGATCTACTTCTCTATCATAAAGGTGTTGAACAACGGCAACAATAAGGCTAGGTTTAAGCTGTTTTATTACCACGACTTCAACATCTACTCTAACCCCTTTGGGGACACCGCGTTTTACGACCCGTATACGTTCTCTTTGGTGCACTACAAGTCCAAGAGGTACATTGCGGTAAAGTTGTTTACAACTGGGACTGCGGAACCCGACTTCTCCACATCAAAGGACAATCTCATCGATGACATGAAGGACGGAAAGCTTGGCAAGAACTCAATAACCCACGGGAACGTCCAGTCAGCTATGGGGATCGAGGGAGAAGTCGACCCAGGCTCCTTTACTAAGCTCTACTACGTAATCGTAGCTGACAGGACACTAGAGGGCGTCAGGAACGCTATAAGTAAGGTCACGCCAGCGCAGATAGAGTCCAAGTTCGTCTCCACTTACATGTTCTGGAAGAGCTGGCTGAACAAGGGGGGCAAGGGAGAGGAAGACCTCCTAAAGCTGTACAACGTGAGTCTGATAGTCATTAAAAACCACATGGACATCAACGGCTCCTTCATAGCCTCCTCCGACTACTCCTTTGTAAATTTGTACGGCGACTCCTACCAGTACTGTTGGCCGAGGGACTGCGCATACGCTGCCTACGCTTTGGACATCTCGGGCTACGGGGAACTGGCTGTGAGGCACTTCAACTTTATAAAGGACTTGGCCAACGACGAGGGGTTCTTGTACCACAAGTACAACCCCAACAAGACCTTGGCCAGCTCCTGGCACCCCTGGCTCTACAACGGCAAGAGGATATATCCCATACAGGAGGACGAAACGGCCCTAGAGGTGTGGGCAATAGGTAACCACTACGAGAGGTATAAGGACCTCGACGAGCTCGTTGAAATATACAAGAAGTTCGTTAAGCCCGCCTTACACTTCATGATCAGATTTACGGAGGACGGGCTTCCTAAGCCTTCATTTGACCTCTGGGAGGAGAGGTTCGGCATACACATTTATACCGTAGCAACCGTCTACGGTGGGCTCATAAAGGGCTCCGTCTTGGCCAGGGACATGGGAGATGAATCCCTGAGTGACGATGCTAAGGACGTGGCAAAGGTAATGGCTGAGCAGACAAAGAAGAGAATGGTCAAAAACAACGTGCTTGTGAGGAGGATAGACGAGTACGGAAACCTCGACACTACAATAGATGCAAGCATGTACGCACCGTACTTCTTTGGCATGTACAGCCCAAGAGACCCAGTAGTGGTAAACACGATGAAGGCAATCCAACAAACGTTGACCGTGAACGGCGGGATAATAAGGTACGAGAACGACTACTACCAGAGGAGGGATACCCAGCCAAACCCGTGGATAATAACCACGTTATGGCTTTCTGAGTATTACTCGGACATAGGCGACCTCAACAACGCAAAGAAGCTCATAGACTGGGTAAAGGGGAGGGCCACTCCCTCTGGCCTACTACCAGAACAAGTCCACCCAGTGACTCTAGAGTCCACTTCGGTAATACCTCTGGTCTGGTCGCACGCCGAGTATATAATTAGTTTAAATAAATACTTGAACAATAAAAGGTAA
- a CDS encoding 3-hydroxyacyl-CoA dehydrogenase — protein MKVLVVGSGTMGHGIAEVAAISGFEVKLVDISWDILNRAKERMTDSLRRLYERGTIKETPEAVMSKVTMSVSYDVAKDIDLAIEAVPENMDLKRKVFQELDRIAPQHAILATNTSSIPISDIAEATNRKDKVIGMHFFNPPPIMKLVEVIPSKYTSEETTNKVVEIARQMNKIPVRLRVEVPGFVSNRIYLRLMQEACREVESGEATIQQVDSTARNKLKLPMGVFELSDYVGLDVALDLWKVIVGRSASDVKCNMFREKVEAKQLGVKTGKGFYEYPGSKYVKPSLPADSPVRESRLLSLAVNEAAWLIQNKIVNAQEIDTVMKYGFNFPQGLLEMADNIGLDRIVEELRDIYSKGYEAYKPNELLDEMVRKGKLGRKAGEGFYKYS, from the coding sequence ATGAAGGTCTTAGTTGTTGGCTCTGGGACAATGGGCCACGGAATAGCAGAAGTAGCGGCGATCTCTGGCTTTGAGGTAAAGCTAGTGGACATATCGTGGGACATACTCAACAGGGCTAAGGAGAGGATGACGGACTCACTTAGGAGGCTATACGAGAGGGGCACAATAAAGGAGACTCCAGAGGCTGTAATGTCCAAGGTGACCATGTCGGTGTCCTACGACGTCGCTAAGGACATAGACCTAGCTATAGAGGCTGTACCAGAAAACATGGACCTCAAGAGGAAGGTCTTCCAGGAGCTGGACAGGATAGCCCCTCAGCACGCTATACTGGCGACCAACACTAGTTCCATCCCCATCTCCGACATAGCAGAGGCGACCAACAGGAAGGACAAGGTGATTGGGATGCATTTCTTCAACCCACCGCCCATTATGAAGCTTGTGGAGGTAATACCGAGCAAGTACACCTCAGAGGAGACCACCAACAAGGTCGTCGAGATAGCTAGGCAGATGAACAAGATACCGGTGAGGCTAAGGGTAGAGGTCCCCGGCTTTGTGTCAAACAGGATCTACTTGAGGCTCATGCAAGAGGCTTGTAGGGAGGTTGAGAGCGGTGAGGCTACAATACAGCAGGTAGACAGCACAGCTAGGAACAAGTTAAAGTTGCCCATGGGGGTGTTTGAGCTTTCCGACTACGTGGGCCTAGACGTCGCCCTAGACTTGTGGAAGGTGATAGTGGGGAGGAGTGCTAGCGACGTTAAGTGTAACATGTTTAGGGAAAAGGTAGAGGCAAAGCAGCTGGGCGTTAAGACCGGGAAGGGCTTCTACGAGTATCCGGGAAGCAAGTACGTAAAGCCATCCTTACCTGCTGACTCGCCGGTTAGAGAGTCTAGGTTGCTGTCGTTGGCTGTGAACGAGGCTGCGTGGCTCATCCAGAACAAGATAGTGAACGCCCAGGAGATAGATACAGTAATGAAGTACGGCTTCAACTTCCCGCAGGGCCTATTGGAAATGGCAGACAACATAGGGTTAGACAGGATAGTTGAGGAGCTAAGGGATATCTACTCCAAGGGCTACGAGGCGTACAAGCCAAATGAGCTCTTGGACGAGATGGTGAGAAAGGGGAAGCTAGGAAGGAAGGCAGGAGAGGGCTTCTACAAGTACTCTTAA
- a CDS encoding MoaD/ThiS family protein: MKVKVLLVREKREVLVDLPENSRVKDLVKSLGYNVQGVVVLRNDVPIVEDDFLRNGDELKIILTASGG, from the coding sequence ATGAAGGTCAAGGTATTACTGGTAAGGGAGAAGAGGGAAGTTCTAGTAGACCTGCCGGAGAACTCGAGGGTGAAGGATCTAGTAAAAAGCCTTGGTTACAACGTCCAAGGAGTGGTTGTGCTGAGAAATGACGTCCCCATCGTGGAGGACGATTTCCTCAGGAACGGAGACGAGCTCAAGATTATATTAACGGCCTCAGGTGGGTGA
- a CDS encoding NDP-sugar synthase, with translation MDWRPEDIKVVVPIGGEATRLRPLTIETSKATVRLLNRPLLEFPILELAKQGVKEFIFGVRGYINYKSLFDTFKEGIGFSARYKIKPRVHFKYQPRVDSVGNADSLRINMEYYRVEDITLVIQGDNIFRIDLKKLINFHLSKGAMMTIALKKWDNVEDFGVADVAGDMRIRRFVEKPKKEEAPSNLINTGIYVLSPKIREVFENDDMREMLKLGKMDFGKDVIPYLIEKGYSVYGFEMEDVWFDVGTPDRYLDAMETLLATLPDNEIGGKRIDQDKRIFVQGSSPDSIRRRNIIISKYKKGRLDIQGNALIGRHCQIGNEIFIQNSTIDNFSIVENNVKIIRSAVMDRVYIGRNVVIQNSIIGRHAEIKSGSKIIDSVIGDDVSIGEGSEIIRSKIYPHRVINAGSKIHDTILT, from the coding sequence ATGGATTGGAGACCAGAGGACATTAAAGTTGTAGTCCCAATAGGTGGAGAGGCTACAAGGCTAAGGCCACTTACCATAGAGACGTCGAAGGCCACAGTAAGGCTATTGAATAGACCCCTACTAGAGTTCCCCATACTTGAGTTGGCGAAACAGGGAGTAAAGGAGTTCATCTTCGGCGTCAGGGGCTACATAAACTACAAGTCGTTGTTCGACACGTTCAAGGAGGGAATTGGGTTCTCCGCTAGGTATAAGATAAAGCCCAGGGTGCACTTCAAGTACCAACCTAGGGTAGACAGCGTAGGTAACGCAGACTCCTTGAGGATAAACATGGAGTACTACAGGGTCGAGGACATAACCTTGGTGATACAAGGGGACAACATCTTCAGGATAGACCTCAAAAAGCTAATTAACTTCCACCTTAGCAAGGGAGCAATGATGACCATAGCGCTGAAGAAGTGGGACAACGTGGAGGATTTCGGCGTTGCAGACGTAGCTGGGGACATGAGGATAAGGAGGTTCGTGGAGAAGCCCAAAAAAGAAGAGGCACCCTCCAACCTAATAAACACTGGCATTTACGTCCTCTCTCCAAAGATCCGAGAGGTATTTGAAAACGACGACATGAGGGAAATGCTGAAGCTGGGGAAGATGGACTTCGGGAAAGACGTTATACCGTACTTGATAGAGAAGGGGTACTCAGTCTACGGCTTCGAAATGGAGGACGTGTGGTTTGACGTCGGAACTCCGGATAGGTACTTAGACGCCATGGAGACCCTCTTGGCGACCTTGCCCGACAACGAGATAGGAGGTAAGAGGATAGACCAAGATAAGAGGATATTCGTCCAAGGCTCTAGCCCAGACTCCATTAGGAGGAGGAATATAATCATCAGCAAGTACAAGAAGGGCAGGCTGGACATTCAGGGAAACGCGTTAATAGGTCGCCACTGCCAGATAGGTAACGAGATATTCATACAGAACTCCACCATAGACAACTTCTCCATCGTGGAGAACAACGTGAAGATAATAAGGAGCGCTGTAATGGACAGGGTATACATAGGTAGGAATGTGGTTATTCAAAATTCCATAATAGGCAGACATGCAGAGATTAAGAGCGGTTCGAAGATAATAGATAGTGTCATTGGGGACGACGTCTCCATTGGAGAGGGAAGCGAGATCATTAGGTCCAAGATTTACCCGCACAGGGTTATAAACGCCGGTAGCAAGATCCACGACACAATTTTAACATAA
- a CDS encoding glycoside hydrolase family 57 protein — translation MTQRIALGFEVHQPFRVRKDAFWNPRFTGDPTEKYFDSKLNREIFERVKKKCYIPATNIILEEIENGENEGKDVKFFFSISGTFIEQAERWGKEVIELLQLLASTKKVEFLAQTYYHSVTSLWKDKYEWKEQVKAHTSLIREYFKQEPVVFENTELLTRKDIVQEAERMGFKGYVLEGKETTLNGRSPNFVYRLKGGKISLLFRNFRLSDDIAFRFSSRNWDQYPLTAEKFATWVRDSLGEVVTVFVDYETFGEHHWPESGILDFLRWLPRELNRRGVKMVMPREVLNDVYDEVDITSTSSWADINKDESSWLGNLMQWAYDEAVRRAEMPSRELGGNYLKAWRYFTTSDNYYYLFTGGGGPGEVHSYFSSYSSPVDAFLNEFYAVNSFLFDELKELKVNNEPFFFVKDGKRVDVAWNVKEFYEIIKRDESLKDSEKYLKEWLGHEKD, via the coding sequence ATGACACAGAGAATTGCCCTTGGATTTGAAGTACACCAGCCCTTCAGGGTGAGGAAGGACGCCTTTTGGAACCCCAGATTCACCGGAGACCCCACGGAAAAGTACTTTGACAGCAAGCTAAACAGGGAGATCTTCGAGAGGGTCAAGAAAAAGTGCTATATACCTGCTACCAACATCATCCTCGAGGAAATAGAGAACGGGGAGAACGAGGGTAAGGACGTAAAGTTCTTCTTCTCGATTTCTGGGACTTTTATCGAACAAGCGGAGAGGTGGGGAAAAGAGGTAATTGAACTGTTACAGCTCCTGGCGTCCACCAAAAAGGTGGAATTCCTTGCCCAGACCTACTATCATTCAGTCACGTCGCTTTGGAAGGACAAATACGAGTGGAAGGAGCAGGTCAAGGCTCACACTTCCTTGATAAGGGAATACTTTAAACAGGAACCTGTAGTCTTTGAGAACACAGAGCTATTGACGAGGAAGGACATAGTGCAAGAGGCGGAAAGGATGGGGTTCAAGGGATACGTGCTCGAGGGAAAGGAGACTACCTTAAACGGCAGGAGCCCAAACTTCGTGTACAGGCTAAAGGGCGGTAAGATATCCCTTTTGTTCAGGAACTTCAGGCTGAGCGACGACATAGCCTTTAGGTTCTCTAGCAGGAACTGGGACCAATACCCTTTAACTGCTGAGAAGTTTGCTACGTGGGTGAGGGACTCTCTAGGGGAAGTGGTTACAGTCTTTGTCGACTACGAGACCTTTGGAGAACACCACTGGCCCGAAAGCGGTATTCTAGACTTCCTAAGATGGTTGCCCAGGGAACTCAACAGGAGGGGGGTGAAAATGGTGATGCCCAGAGAAGTGCTCAACGACGTGTACGACGAGGTCGACATAACGTCTACTTCCTCGTGGGCGGACATAAACAAGGACGAGAGTTCTTGGTTAGGAAACTTGATGCAGTGGGCTTACGACGAGGCTGTGAGGAGGGCGGAAATGCCATCGAGGGAGCTGGGCGGGAACTACCTAAAGGCATGGAGGTATTTCACGACCAGCGACAACTACTACTACTTGTTCACTGGAGGAGGGGGCCCAGGGGAAGTCCACTCCTACTTTAGTTCGTACTCTTCTCCAGTTGACGCTTTCCTTAACGAGTTCTACGCCGTAAACTCGTTTCTCTTTGACGAACTGAAAGAGCTTAAGGTGAACAACGAACCTTTCTTCTTCGTTAAGGACGGCAAAAGGGTGGACGTAGCCTGGAACGTAAAGGAATTCTATGAAATAATTAAAAGGGACGAGAGCCTAAAGGATAGCGAGAAGTACTTGAAAGAGTGGCTTGGGCATGAAAAGGATTGA
- a CDS encoding phenylacetate--CoA ligase family protein, which translates to MSSVLSFYQSVHEELRREGFITTTMPDPSEKLWNRKVMTMKREELDKLKTQRLKRIVKWAWENSEFYRKFWKSKGFDPEVIKDWRDVVKIPILRKDDLRNDLSANPPFGSIMVPELARRIRFVGATSGSTGMPTFQGWGALELDYFEEAQARYLWTFAGVKPTTVYANYLNMSGFYSWGPPVVEAAIWRCGATAIAGGGETYFSWKSRHNLIFRLWKVDVLATTPWLHRLIGEEAKKEGWETPFKVLLLHGGAAAKNTKEKLFQVHPNAKLAISVWGTTDGHMAVEVPGLDGQLVVWEDMEIFDIVDPKTDEPASEGERGELIATLLNHFTMPLIRYSLGDYVKNEFTTDPDPQFGITHMKFTEPIPGRVEWMFKVKGKLLLPIYVEDAVNEIPDTTGMFNIFVYANEMEKLKIRIETYKTSVDKDYDAKAREILANRIGLQPDDVEIEWVEPGKTIWTGYKLQVFVDQRKK; encoded by the coding sequence ATGTCCTCAGTTTTAAGTTTCTACCAGTCGGTACACGAGGAGCTAAGGAGAGAGGGCTTCATAACAACGACGATGCCAGACCCCTCAGAGAAGCTGTGGAACAGGAAAGTAATGACAATGAAGAGGGAAGAGCTGGACAAGCTGAAGACCCAGAGGCTCAAGAGGATAGTTAAGTGGGCTTGGGAAAACTCGGAGTTCTATAGGAAGTTCTGGAAGTCAAAGGGCTTCGACCCTGAAGTAATAAAGGACTGGAGGGACGTCGTAAAGATCCCCATCCTGAGGAAGGACGACCTCAGGAACGACCTGTCCGCGAACCCGCCCTTTGGGTCGATAATGGTTCCGGAGCTGGCCAGGAGGATTAGATTCGTGGGCGCTACCTCTGGCTCCACAGGGATGCCTACCTTCCAGGGTTGGGGCGCACTGGAGCTGGACTACTTCGAGGAGGCCCAAGCTAGGTACTTATGGACCTTCGCTGGAGTGAAGCCGACCACCGTATACGCCAACTACTTGAACATGAGCGGTTTTTACAGCTGGGGACCCCCAGTAGTTGAGGCTGCTATTTGGAGGTGCGGGGCCACGGCGATTGCAGGAGGAGGAGAGACGTACTTCAGCTGGAAGAGCAGACACAACTTGATCTTTAGACTCTGGAAAGTTGATGTTTTAGCAACGACCCCTTGGTTACACAGGCTTATAGGGGAAGAGGCTAAGAAGGAGGGCTGGGAGACTCCGTTTAAAGTCCTCCTGCTTCACGGCGGAGCTGCTGCAAAGAACACTAAAGAGAAACTGTTCCAAGTGCACCCCAACGCCAAGCTAGCCATAAGCGTCTGGGGTACAACTGACGGCCACATGGCAGTAGAAGTCCCTGGCCTAGACGGCCAGCTAGTAGTGTGGGAGGACATGGAGATCTTCGACATAGTAGACCCTAAGACAGACGAACCGGCGAGCGAGGGGGAGAGGGGAGAACTGATCGCTACCCTGCTTAACCACTTCACGATGCCCCTGATTAGGTACAGCCTTGGGGACTACGTCAAGAACGAGTTCACCACTGATCCAGACCCACAGTTTGGTATTACGCACATGAAGTTCACAGAGCCCATACCGGGTAGGGTAGAGTGGATGTTCAAGGTTAAGGGGAAGTTGTTGCTTCCCATTTACGTTGAGGACGCCGTTAACGAGATACCTGACACCACTGGAATGTTTAACATATTCGTCTACGCCAACGAAATGGAAAAGTTAAAGATAAGGATAGAAACTTACAAGACCAGCGTAGACAAGGACTACGACGCTAAGGCTAGGGAAATCCTGGCAAACAGGATAGGGCTACAACCGGACGACGTAGAAATAGAGTGGGTGGAGCCAGGGAAGACAATCTGGACAGGGTACAAGCTACAAGTGTTCGTGGACCAGAGGAAGAAGTAA
- a CDS encoding glycogen debranching enzyme N-terminal domain-containing protein produces the protein MISPEECEEREWIIPNGVGGYASSTICGINARTYHGYLVVPLNPPHKRYLLLSKFEDFFLLDGKEYPMSTNRYNFDVYYPQGYKYITRTTFGENFVTWVYDFDGNEARKTLVVNRGSDSVTVEYSSDSGKFRICPLVTFRSHHLALKSRPGFFSYAVSGNKITIFLNERLILNFEISSVYKVERTEYWYYNFFYKLDYERGSNYLEDLYNPFCITTENSEVTIDAYMTSLKKCGLVHLKRDIAKLLASSSKNFVVKGKEWAIIAGYHWFDEWGRDTFVSLEGVLLLNGEYNIAKEIILRYLSYEEKGLLPNNFLHNGEPQYKGVDVSLWAINAIYKYYQYTKDKELAKKVFPKVLDIVDWYWKGNGIVINRGGLVFHYGAPRTWMDAQFDGTVVTPREGAAVEVNALWYNALMITAKLADEIGYKGDEFKEKAMKVKSSFLEHFVGNYGLYDFIDHDMKPDEKVRPNQIFAISLPFPVIDNPNTAKGVLKIVEEELLRPYGLSTLSRNDPSYIPYYRGGRASRDLAYHNGPIWPWLIGAYVDAKLRFEDNVIELKGLLNKLRPLLDVAEKNNGYIQELFEDIPPYKPGGCLAQAWSVAEVYKAVNKIIQFT, from the coding sequence ATGATTAGCCCAGAGGAGTGCGAGGAGAGGGAGTGGATAATCCCAAACGGGGTCGGGGGTTACGCTTCTTCCACCATATGCGGTATTAACGCCAGGACGTACCACGGCTACCTTGTCGTCCCCCTCAACCCTCCTCACAAGAGGTACCTTCTGCTTTCCAAGTTCGAGGACTTCTTTCTCCTCGACGGCAAGGAGTACCCAATGAGCACTAACAGGTACAACTTTGACGTATATTACCCCCAGGGTTATAAGTACATAACTAGGACGACGTTCGGGGAAAACTTCGTCACGTGGGTCTACGACTTTGACGGCAACGAGGCGAGAAAAACCCTCGTTGTCAATAGGGGCTCAGACTCGGTAACTGTTGAGTACTCCTCCGATTCGGGGAAGTTTAGGATATGCCCGCTGGTGACGTTTAGGAGCCACCACTTAGCGTTGAAGAGCAGGCCCGGGTTCTTTTCCTACGCGGTTTCGGGGAATAAAATAACGATATTCCTAAACGAAAGGCTGATCCTCAACTTCGAGATATCTAGCGTCTATAAGGTTGAGAGAACTGAGTACTGGTACTACAACTTCTTTTACAAGCTCGACTACGAGAGGGGAAGCAACTACTTGGAGGACTTGTACAATCCATTTTGCATTACCACTGAAAACAGCGAAGTAACGATAGATGCCTACATGACTTCCTTGAAGAAGTGCGGTTTGGTTCACTTGAAGAGGGATATAGCTAAGCTACTAGCCTCCAGCAGTAAGAATTTTGTGGTCAAGGGGAAGGAGTGGGCTATAATTGCGGGCTACCACTGGTTCGACGAGTGGGGTAGGGACACCTTTGTTTCCCTCGAAGGAGTGCTTCTGCTCAACGGCGAGTACAATATAGCCAAGGAGATCATCTTGAGGTATCTTTCCTACGAAGAGAAGGGGTTACTGCCAAATAACTTCCTCCACAACGGCGAACCTCAGTACAAGGGAGTTGACGTGTCCCTCTGGGCTATAAACGCCATATACAAGTACTACCAATACACAAAGGACAAGGAACTAGCCAAGAAGGTGTTTCCCAAGGTACTCGACATAGTTGACTGGTATTGGAAAGGCAACGGCATCGTGATAAACAGGGGCGGCCTAGTGTTTCACTACGGGGCCCCTAGGACGTGGATGGACGCCCAGTTCGACGGCACGGTAGTGACGCCCAGAGAAGGGGCTGCAGTGGAGGTAAACGCCTTGTGGTACAACGCGTTAATGATAACCGCCAAACTGGCAGACGAGATAGGATATAAAGGAGACGAGTTTAAGGAAAAAGCGATGAAGGTAAAGTCGAGCTTCTTAGAGCATTTCGTCGGCAACTACGGCCTCTACGACTTTATCGACCACGACATGAAGCCTGACGAGAAAGTAAGGCCTAATCAGATCTTCGCGATTTCCTTGCCTTTCCCCGTTATAGACAACCCTAACACTGCTAAGGGCGTCCTGAAAATAGTGGAAGAAGAACTGCTAAGGCCATATGGGCTCAGCACTTTATCTAGGAACGACCCCTCTTACATACCATATTACAGGGGGGGCAGGGCAAGTAGGGATTTGGCATACCACAACGGGCCAATATGGCCGTGGCTAATAGGAGCATACGTAGACGCAAAGCTCAGGTTTGAGGACAACGTCATAGAGCTAAAGGGGTTGCTTAACAAGCTGAGGCCATTGCTTGACGTAGCGGAGAAAAACAACGGCTACATTCAAGAACTATTCGAGGACATCCCGCCCTATAAGCCTGGAGGTTGCTTAGCACAAGCTTGGAGCGTAGCTGAAGTGTACAAGGCGGTTAACAAGATAATTCAGTTCACATGA
- a CDS encoding glycosyltransferase: protein MKRIESLWLPEKVDKVWMFSFELQGIASMGGLGNAVFNLSKALVQRGIDVTVIMPSHGRHLNEYYRQRLKLQPLSLVSYGARRGVDGNYYGYRLGFEKGEIEGVKVLMVKGLDYETGKLMDSWGVYDYAMEKSALMTRAIETYISHLGFEDVPSLIHINDWHSVLPGVKAKLSFEERRIVVPVMYTVHLLNKVGAPWHYASEDWAGLENYGHYVWMVSRHVLYKTRDLWDKCEGKIERFGCYEADTIASVSKNYLSSEVLPFVSSFMENKGCVTYNGTDWKVEEVVNYAISLFGESERHKARERLFKYLTSLKSVPEDFSTGSMLWNNRRRIGINDDWTYEGLGQGPLVLFTGRIVYQKGVDILLRAFRQVVDEIHNARLVVLGIPAGDYGLLQDLIDRASELRDNVRLILGRLDFNVYKLFHYASSVFAVPSRWEPFGINAVEAMSVGAPVVATSVGGLSESVQDVRWSTEGTGFLVDEGSIDYLARAIKDSLYLSLAEENNDPAYLTAVRLVKVNDTKFWSKVRQNAIRRVDSHFRWDKVADDALNCYEKTLLMAKYRAMSYM, encoded by the coding sequence ATGAAAAGGATTGAGTCCCTCTGGTTGCCGGAAAAGGTAGACAAAGTCTGGATGTTCTCCTTTGAGCTACAGGGAATAGCCTCTATGGGGGGTCTGGGCAACGCTGTCTTTAACTTGAGCAAGGCCCTAGTGCAGAGGGGCATAGACGTAACGGTCATTATGCCCAGTCATGGGAGGCACTTGAACGAGTACTACCGTCAGAGGCTGAAGCTACAGCCCCTGTCCTTAGTATCATACGGAGCCAGGAGAGGCGTGGATGGGAACTACTACGGCTACAGACTTGGCTTTGAAAAGGGAGAGATTGAAGGCGTCAAGGTGCTAATGGTGAAGGGGTTGGACTACGAGACCGGGAAACTCATGGACAGCTGGGGAGTATACGACTACGCCATGGAAAAGTCAGCCCTCATGACTAGGGCAATTGAGACCTACATTTCTCACCTCGGTTTCGAGGATGTGCCTTCCCTCATACACATAAACGATTGGCACTCGGTTCTCCCAGGGGTGAAGGCGAAGCTCTCCTTCGAGGAGAGGAGGATAGTAGTACCGGTAATGTACACCGTCCACTTGCTTAATAAGGTGGGGGCTCCGTGGCACTACGCGTCTGAGGACTGGGCTGGTCTCGAAAACTACGGCCACTACGTCTGGATGGTCTCCAGGCACGTCTTGTACAAGACTAGGGACTTGTGGGACAAGTGCGAGGGAAAGATAGAGAGGTTCGGGTGTTACGAGGCGGACACTATAGCGAGCGTTAGCAAGAACTACTTATCCTCGGAGGTGTTACCTTTTGTTAGTAGCTTCATGGAGAACAAGGGATGTGTAACTTACAACGGCACAGACTGGAAGGTAGAGGAAGTTGTAAACTACGCAATTTCGCTTTTTGGGGAGAGCGAGAGGCACAAGGCCAGGGAGAGGCTCTTTAAATACTTGACCAGCTTAAAGTCAGTCCCAGAGGACTTCTCCACAGGTTCGATGCTGTGGAACAACAGGAGGAGGATTGGGATAAACGACGACTGGACTTACGAGGGCCTAGGCCAAGGCCCCCTAGTCCTCTTCACCGGGAGGATAGTTTACCAGAAGGGAGTTGACATCCTACTTAGGGCTTTTAGGCAGGTAGTGGACGAGATACACAACGCGAGGTTGGTAGTCCTTGGGATACCTGCAGGGGACTACGGTCTCCTACAAGACCTCATAGACAGGGCCTCAGAGCTCAGGGACAACGTAAGGCTGATCTTAGGTAGGTTGGACTTCAACGTGTACAAGCTGTTCCATTATGCCTCATCCGTCTTCGCTGTCCCATCTAGGTGGGAGCCCTTTGGCATAAACGCAGTTGAGGCTATGTCTGTGGGGGCTCCTGTTGTCGCTACCTCGGTCGGGGGCCTCTCAGAGAGCGTCCAGGACGTGAGGTGGAGCACCGAGGGAACTGGCTTTTTGGTAGACGAGGGCAGTATAGACTACCTGGCCAGGGCCATAAAGGACTCTCTCTACCTCTCACTAGCCGAGGAGAACAACGACCCAGCCTACCTTACCGCAGTTAGGTTGGTCAAGGTAAACGACACAAAGTTCTGGTCTAAAGTGAGGCAGAACGCTATTAGAAGAGTTGACAGCCACTTTAGGTGGGACAAGGTAGCGGACGACGCGTTAAACTGCTACGAAAAAACCTTATTAATGGCTAAGTATAGGGCGATGTCTTATATGTAA